In Rhizobium sp. N324, a single genomic region encodes these proteins:
- a CDS encoding metallophosphoesterase — protein sequence MITRRGFFKVLGGGIAGVMSLGGYAFAYEPLARLGIASYRLTPPGWTPGLKLRVVALADIHACEPWMSASRITAICHRANELEGDVTVLLGDYASGMNMVTQYVHSSQWSKALSTLQAPLGVHAIMGNHDWWEDRTAQKNGGMETFGHRALADVGIPVYGNRAVRLEKDGRGFWFAGLEDQLALLPGRKWGRTRMLGLDDLKGTMAQVTDDAPVILLAHEPDIFPRVPERVSLTLSGHTHGGQIRFLGRSPIVPSRYGNRYAYGHIVEERRNIIVSGGLGCSIAPVRFGVPPEIVVIDLG from the coding sequence GTGATCACCCGCCGCGGATTTTTCAAGGTTCTTGGCGGCGGTATCGCAGGCGTCATGTCGCTCGGCGGTTACGCCTTCGCCTATGAACCGCTGGCGAGGCTCGGCATCGCCAGCTACCGGCTGACGCCGCCCGGATGGACGCCGGGGCTGAAACTCCGCGTCGTCGCGCTCGCCGATATCCATGCCTGCGAACCCTGGATGTCGGCAAGCCGCATTACCGCGATCTGCCACAGGGCCAATGAACTCGAAGGTGATGTCACCGTCCTGCTCGGCGATTATGCCTCGGGCATGAATATGGTGACCCAATATGTGCATTCGAGCCAATGGTCGAAGGCGCTCTCCACCCTGCAGGCGCCTCTCGGCGTCCATGCGATCATGGGTAACCACGACTGGTGGGAGGACAGGACCGCCCAGAAGAACGGCGGCATGGAAACATTCGGGCACCGGGCGCTTGCCGACGTCGGCATCCCTGTCTACGGCAACCGCGCCGTTCGGCTCGAAAAGGATGGCCGCGGCTTCTGGTTCGCAGGCCTCGAAGACCAGTTGGCGCTGCTGCCCGGCAGGAAATGGGGCCGCACACGCATGCTCGGTCTCGACGACCTCAAGGGAACGATGGCGCAAGTAACCGACGATGCGCCCGTCATCCTGCTTGCCCATGAGCCCGATATCTTTCCGCGCGTGCCCGAGCGCGTCTCGCTGACCCTGTCGGGCCACACCCATGGCGGGCAGATCCGTTTCCTCGGCCGTTCGCCGATCGTCCCCTCGCGTTACGGCAATCGCTACGCCTATGGTCATATCGTCGAGGAGCGCCGTAATATCATCGTCTCCGGTGGTCTCGGCTGCTCCATTGCGCCGGTGCGCTTCGGCGTGCCGCCGGAAATCGTCGTGATCGATCTCGGATAG
- a CDS encoding NUDIX hydrolase yields MSKRTLIRLTASAERFNYRIAGLGFRDGHVLVHRAVHEPFWTFPGGRAEIGETSEETLKREMVEELGLEVTVSRLLWVVENFFRYEERDWHELGLYYLMDIPLEFPFRPGEIIHRVEDGDNHLEFKWVLATRQALTELDIPPYFIADEIENLPVAPRHLVWRDGNLDQKN; encoded by the coding sequence ATGAGCAAGCGCACCCTCATCCGCCTGACTGCCAGCGCTGAGCGTTTCAATTATCGCATCGCCGGCCTCGGCTTTCGCGATGGCCACGTGCTCGTTCATCGCGCCGTGCACGAGCCCTTCTGGACCTTTCCGGGCGGCAGGGCGGAGATCGGCGAGACGTCGGAGGAAACGCTGAAACGGGAGATGGTCGAAGAACTCGGCCTCGAAGTCACCGTCTCCCGCCTGCTCTGGGTCGTCGAGAATTTCTTCCGCTACGAGGAGCGCGACTGGCATGAACTCGGCCTCTATTATCTGATGGACATCCCCCTGGAATTCCCCTTCCGGCCGGGCGAAATCATCCACCGCGTCGAAGACGGCGACAACCATCTCGAATTCAAATGGGTGCTTGCGACGCGCCAGGCCCTGACCGAGCTCGACATCCCGCCCTATTTCATCGCCGATGAAATCGAGAACCTGCCCGTAGCACCCCGTCATCTCGTCTGGCGCGACGGCAATCTCGATCAGAAGAACTGA
- a CDS encoding DinB family protein — translation MPAYDPIRSFRKLAYNNALANHRLLQACTALKPGEFEAPRTNFFPSIKETLNHIITVDWFYVDGLEAGTLGYQAFEVDEPFDDITSLAQAQAKVDQRLTTLCEALTPEKLTSTVRLHRGDRIQEERMDDVLAHLFQHQTHHRGQVHAMLSSTSVAPPQLDEFIVADDAKFRGRELAGLGWSEETLML, via the coding sequence ATGCCGGCCTACGATCCCATCAGATCATTTCGCAAGCTCGCCTATAACAACGCTCTCGCCAACCACCGTCTGCTTCAGGCCTGCACGGCATTGAAGCCCGGCGAATTCGAAGCGCCGCGCACGAACTTTTTCCCCTCGATCAAGGAAACCTTGAACCACATCATCACGGTCGACTGGTTCTATGTCGACGGACTGGAAGCCGGCACGCTCGGCTACCAGGCCTTCGAGGTCGACGAACCCTTCGACGACATCACATCGCTGGCGCAAGCGCAGGCGAAGGTCGACCAGCGGCTGACGACGCTTTGCGAGGCCCTGACGCCGGAGAAGCTCACGTCAACGGTCCGCCTCCATCGCGGAGACCGCATCCAGGAGGAGCGGATGGACGACGTACTCGCCCACCTCTTCCAGCACCAGACCCATCATCGCGGCCAGGTGCATGCGATGCTCTCCAGCACCAGCGTCGCTCCGCCGCAGCTCGACGAATTCATCGTCGCCGACGATGCGAAATTTCGCGGGCGCGAACTCGCTGGACTCGGCTGGAGTGAAGAAACGCTGATGCTTTAA
- a CDS encoding virulence factor family protein has product MIRTILLATACACMLAAAPVHAAEETTQSFETGLIPSPHIFLPEGEVKGTVMLISDAAGWGDYEKGEADRLVSEGAVVIGVDFPSYIQALSRYDVSLNDGCVYMVSDIESLSQQVQRATGNNAYHLPIVAGIGEGGALALAIAAQTPDATIGQTLAVDPKAGIPLTKELCTPASKKAVGDRMVYGLSDGALPDPVISVFTPNADKDGRTHAEALKKVHSTIEIRESTDDAQTVFADTLDDLVTASGAFGNPLGLPLAILEATPALDTMAVIYSGDGGWRDIDKEVGGTLQKEGIPVVGVDSLHYFWSERKPEETAADLSKIIDFYRKQWKVKHVLLVGYSFGADVVPATYQLLKPAEKSAVAQLSLLSLSHQVDYVISVLGWLGQKTEGAGGDPVADLKNIDPKLVQCIYGKDDDDDVACPAVKESGAEVVELPGDHHFDENYDLLTKTIIDGLKKRLQN; this is encoded by the coding sequence ATGATCAGGACAATCCTTCTTGCCACGGCATGCGCCTGCATGCTCGCGGCCGCACCGGTTCATGCCGCCGAGGAAACCACGCAGAGCTTCGAAACCGGGCTTATCCCGTCGCCGCACATCTTCCTGCCGGAAGGGGAGGTGAAGGGCACGGTGATGCTGATCTCGGATGCCGCCGGCTGGGGCGACTATGAGAAGGGGGAGGCCGACAGGCTGGTTTCCGAAGGCGCCGTCGTCATCGGCGTCGACTTTCCCTCCTATATCCAGGCGCTCAGCCGATACGATGTCAGCCTCAACGACGGCTGCGTCTACATGGTTTCGGACATCGAGTCGCTCAGCCAGCAGGTGCAGCGTGCGACCGGCAACAACGCCTATCACCTGCCAATCGTCGCCGGCATCGGCGAGGGCGGGGCCCTGGCACTGGCGATTGCGGCGCAAACGCCGGATGCGACGATCGGCCAGACGCTTGCCGTCGATCCGAAGGCCGGCATTCCGCTGACCAAGGAACTTTGCACGCCGGCATCGAAGAAGGCAGTTGGCGACCGCATGGTCTACGGGCTCAGCGACGGCGCGTTGCCGGACCCCGTCATATCGGTCTTCACGCCCAATGCCGATAAAGATGGCAGGACGCATGCCGAAGCGCTGAAGAAAGTCCATTCCACAATCGAAATCCGCGAGTCAACCGACGATGCGCAGACGGTGTTTGCCGATACGCTCGACGACCTCGTCACTGCCTCCGGCGCCTTCGGCAATCCGCTCGGCCTGCCGCTGGCGATCCTCGAGGCGACGCCTGCTCTCGATACGATGGCGGTGATCTATTCCGGCGACGGCGGCTGGCGCGACATCGACAAGGAAGTCGGCGGCACCTTGCAGAAGGAAGGCATTCCGGTCGTCGGCGTCGATTCACTTCATTATTTCTGGTCGGAGCGCAAGCCGGAGGAGACCGCTGCCGATCTTTCGAAGATCATCGATTTCTACCGCAAACAGTGGAAGGTGAAGCATGTGCTGCTCGTCGGTTATTCCTTCGGCGCCGACGTCGTGCCCGCCACCTATCAGCTCCTCAAGCCAGCCGAAAAGTCGGCGGTGGCGCAATTGTCGCTGCTGTCGCTCTCGCACCAAGTCGATTACGTCATCTCCGTTCTCGGCTGGCTCGGCCAGAAGACGGAAGGGGCAGGAGGCGATCCCGTCGCCGATCTGAAGAACATCGACCCGAAGCTGGTGCAATGCATCTACGGCAAGGACGACGATGATGATGTCGCTTGCCCGGCGGTGAAGGAGAGCGGCGCGGAAGTCGTCGAACTGCCCGGCGACCATCACTTCGACGAGAATTACGATCTTCTCACCAAGACGATCATCGACGGGCTGAAAAAACGGCTGCAGAATTAA